A window of the Artemia franciscana chromosome 3, ASM3288406v1, whole genome shotgun sequence genome harbors these coding sequences:
- the LOC136025067 gene encoding facilitated trehalose transporter Tret1-like isoform X4: MNSTDIEDQKSPGYGTKEDSVSSHSSSSGEQRSGEASFGPQLLAAGAATLGALALGAAIGWSSPASPQLAEPPLSLSSSDISLIGSIINIGALIGAVGGGIVINKIGRKATAIYVSPIFALGFLLVGFGNNVPMILAGRLLCGLGGGTTSVAAPVYVGEIATSNRRGLLGSGFQLMVVTGILLGYFVGAFVTWWWLSIISGFIPLMFMIAMMFVPESPVYLISKNDENGAKKALQWLRGAHYGIGTELEEIKHSIAEQNARSITFRDLFESSVLKPFLICVALMFFQQFSGINAALFNLNIIFSASGGDMDSNTQSCIVGIVQVAATVVSSVLVDRAGRKILLISSAFVMAVCLVALGVFFYFQENDPALAANLGWLPLVSLIIYIIFFSFGFGPLPWALMGELLPGHVKGLASSLVSGFNWGLAFIITLVFDMLVSAIQMYGVFWLFAGFTVLAGFFVLFLVPETKGKSLDEIQRLFS; this comes from the coding sequence cTACTCTTGGTGCATTGGCGCTTGGTGCTGCTATTGGTTGGTCATCACCAGCAAGTCCTCAATTGGCTGAACCCCCCTTGAGTCTTTCTTCAAGTGACATATCCCTTATTGGCTCAATTATTAATATTGGTGCTTTGATTGGTGCGGTTGGAGGTGGTATTGTGATCAACAAAATTGGAAGAAAAGCAACAGCCATATATGTTTCACCAATTTTTGCTCTTGGATTTTTGTTAGTCGGATTTGGAAATAACGTTCCGATGATCCTTGCTGGACGTTTACTCTGTGGCCTTGGGGGTGGAACAACAAGTGTGGCAGCCCCAGTTTACGTTGGAGAAATTGCCACATCTAATCGAAGAGGGCTCCTAGGCTCTGGATTTCAGCTTATGGTTGTGACTGGTATACTTCTTGGATATTTTGTAGGAGCCTTTGTAACATGGTGGTGGCTATCAATTATTTCTGGATTCATCCCCTTGATGTTTATGATAGCAATGATGTTTGTACCTGAAAGTCCTGTCTATTTAATTTCAAAGAATGACGAAAATGGTGCCAAAAAAGCTCTTCAGTGGCTACGCGGCGCGCATTATGGCATTGGCACTGAActagaagaaataaaacactCGATAGCAGAACAAAACGCGCGGTCTATTACATTCCGTGATCTATTTGAATCATCCGTACTGAAACCTTTTCTTATCTGTGTTGCTCTCATGTTCTTTCAGCAGTTTAGCGGTATTAATGCAGctctgtttaatttaaatataatattttccgCCTCTGGAGGCGACATGGACAGTAACACCCAGTCTTGCATTGTAGGTATTGTTCAAGTTGCAGCAACGGTTGTCTCCTCTGTTCTAGTAGACCGTGCAGGtcgtaaaattttacttatatctagtgcttttgtaATGGCAGTTTGCCTTGTAGCTCTTGGTGTATTCTTCTATTTTCAGGAAAATGATCCTGCCCTAGCCGCAAATCTGGGATGGCTTCCTCTAGTTTCtcttataatttatattatattcttcTCTTTTGGTTTTGGCCCATTACCTTGGGCTTTAATGGGGGAGCTTCTACCTGGACATGTTAAGGGGTTGGCAAGCTCACTTGTTTCTGGTTTTAATTGGGGCCTGgcttttattattactttagtTTTCGATATGTTAGTAAGTGCTATTCAGATGTATGGTGTGTTTTGGCTTTTTGCTGGCTTCACTGTTTTAGCCGGTTTCTTTGTGCTTTTTCTTGTACCTGAAACAAAAGGAAAGTCTTTGGATGAGATTCAACGactatttagttaa